The genomic stretch ATCGTTAGATCAGTAATATAAAAGTTTTCATCTTCTTTGATTTGAAACTGATGTCTAATGCCATAAACCAATTCCAGTCGCTTACGGACATTATCAAGCCCTATTCCATTTGATATTTCTTTTGAGCCTCTTTTCTTTTTATTGCACATGTACCAATGCAATTTTATTGAATCTATTTCTATTTGGATCGTTAACGGATGGTTTGGATCATCCAATTCTCCATGTTTAAATCCATTTTCAACAAGTGTGATCAGTACCAATGGTGGAATACGGGCATTCGGATTATTTATTTTTTCAAGGTATCGGATGTTGAGTTGGTTGTTAAACCGCATCTGGTTTATTTTGATTACATTTTTAGTATGGATTATTTCCTGCATCACATCTACCTTCCCATATTTATCCTCATTCCGATTCAAAGCATACCTCATAATATCCGATAACAATAGAACCGCTGGTGCTACCTCATCGTTGTTCGAAATCGCTTTACTATAAATAAAACTCAGGGAGTTGAACAAAAAGTGGGGGTTAATCTGATGCTTTATTGCTGATAACTCCGCCTCGTTTTTCTGCTTTTCGAGTTCTTTTTCCTTTTTGCCCTTGGCGTTCCATTCTATGATAATCGCTACGGAAAACCCAATAAATAGGATCGCAATATTGACCAATACATGCCAAACTAGAAAATCTTCAAATGTCATCCCGTATTTTACTGCTGGTGAACCCACATGGAAATTCAGAAGATATTCGTAGGCAAATAGCAAGGTGAAAAAAATGCAGGTTTGAAATACAAACCTCTTGAAGTTTTTGGATTTAAGTAGGGGTAGGGCAAAATGAAAAATCACAAGATAGTATATCAAGGTTACTTCAAAGATGCTGTGGATTCCCAATATCAACCAAAGGTCAGGTGTTCCATAGATACTTACCAAATTTTCGTATCCCTGCCTGTAAGTCAGGAGCATTAGCAAAAGATAGATGGGTGTATAGATCATCATGATCAGTACGACTTTTTTACCATCTTTTTGCAGCCATGTTCGCGTGGCTGTCAAAAGCATTGTTGGCTTTAGCATATAATCACCCCATTTATCCTTCCCGGAATCCTTCATTGTCTTTATCAATCCCATTTTTTCGCTTTACTCTAATCAAAACGCCACACCTACTCCTCCGAATACCCCAAAGTCACCCTCATTGCTGATGGCAAAATCTATCCGAAAGTCCAGGCGTAGTTTGGGTACTAATTGCTGACGGTAACCTGCCCCATACACGAGCTTAATATCAGGTTGCCAGTCTTTCAGAAAACTATCAGCAACATCTCCCGCCCCTAAAAAGAGCACATACCCAAATCGAGTATCACTAGGAGAGAAATAAGACCTGTATTCTGTTTGAACATAAGCCGATTGTCTATCGATATACAGGTTTCGCCACATCCCACGAAGCAGTCTGTCAGATGTTATGTGGGGAAGTTGATAGAACGGCACGTCCCGCCCAAATGTAAGATGGCTATAAGCCTGGAAAGCCAAAACCTTGGGGATCTTACCCACTCGAATTGGCACATATTTTCTATAATCAAGCAATGCTTCCTTGTATTGAAAATTACTGCCCAAAGATTTATTGTAGAAATATAACCGGGTGTCCAAGAAGCTTCCCTTAGTAGGGAAGACGAAATCATCCCTAAAATCAATCTGTACCACTGGCCCCCCGCCTACCAACCAGCCGCCTGCTTTGCCTGGCTCTGAAATTGCTTCATTTTCTTCGAATTCTAATGGACTGTCATGCCGGATAGTGTAGCCCAGCCCCACTTTCAATGCCCTGTTCAGATGTTTGATGACATCACCTTTAAGTGAAAAGACCGTATTGGAATAGCGTACTCTGTCATCTCTTCTAGCAAGGTTTCCGATTCCAAAATAGAAGTTTCTTGCCCTGATATTATACTTCAACTTATTGTTGAAATTCCAACCATTAGCAGAATAAACCTCAGATTCTATAGAAGTGAAAATCTGCTTTCCATCTGGTCCATAGGTGATTTTCGGCACGATCGAAGATGGCAATAGCGCTGGAGGGTATTTCCTTAATGACTTGGGGAAAAAGGAAAAAGAAGTGCTTAAACCAAATTGGATTCCTGTTTCTGGCCTCCAGTCTACAAGCGGTTGTGGAAAAAAAACAAATCCCGGTAGCTCATTTTCCAAAGGAAAGAGGGAAGAATTGCCGCTGTCCAATTGAACACTGTTTGTTAACTCTGATAGACCCTGTGTGACAAGTTCAGTTCCTTCCCGCCAGTGAATTGATTCGGATCCATCAAATACAAGATTTCCTTCCACGTTTTTTCTATATAAGGCTTCTTTTTCATTTGAAATATCCCAAACAGATAAGTTGTATTTCTCATCTTGGATGAAAATGAATTCCCCCGTTGGATCAAACTGAAGCGTGTTGATAGCCTCGCCATGAGCTTTTATTTCAGCCAACAAGGCATCTTGTTGCAAGTCTCTAATTTGGATAGTTCCATCAGGTGTGGCACTGGCTACTTGCATGGGTTTTACCGGACTAAACACCACATGCATTTGTTTCTTTTCTTCCCAAAACACTTTTGCTGTCTTAAGATTTGTTGCATCCATTAGCTTAATCAATGATCCTGACGAAATACCTACCAGTGAATCATTACTATTCAGGGTAAGAGCATTTGCTCGTGAAGAAACTTTTCTGGATGAAACAGGAAGCCCTGTTTGGGTTTCGTAAGAAGTAAGGGATATGTCCCGCCAGGTTTTGGAATGCAATAAAAACAGCTGATCTCCAGATTGGCTGAAGGTTGCATATTCAGTTTTGACAGGAATGGAGGCAATAAGAGTACATGAATTTTTATCCAAATTGTACAGCTGTGTTTCCGAACTGGGGCCGAAAAGCACAACGGTTTTCTGATCTATACTCACTACTGCCTTCTGATCTGAACTATCTGGAGTAAGTTCATAGATTGTTTGCGTAGTGTTATCCTTTAATAAAAGATGTCCATCTGAATTTATTTCGTGTCCAACCGGGTTGATCCAATCGCAGGGTAATCCAGTCTCCTGAGCGACAAGAGGATGAAAAGCTTTGAAGAAAGAGAGGAAACATGCAAAGAGGGTATGCCTAGGTAATAGTGTTCTACTTCTCCGATGCTTAAATAAAAACTTGGATTTTACTGACATATATGCAGACAAGGTTGCCCATGCAGTAGTGAACCTAATGCTAGTCTGGTAGTTGTTAATTCCCTCCATAAATTTTTTTTAATGCAAAAGAATGCTGGAAACTAAAGGATGTCAAATAGAATACACCAATTGTCTTTTTGTCTATATGAATTGTACATGTAAATTTTCGATTCGAGTGATTTTTAGACCTAATTTAATGACATACGGAGCTAGGCAGGAATGAAATCCTGGGTAAAAGCTTCGAGATTGCAAATCTCGAAGAACGGACTAAGTAGTGAAGATTTACTTTTTTATCCCGAATCCAGCAGGGGCTTTTAATATACCAGAGTCATACATGTTTATGTAAATGGATACGGAATCTTTAGAATTCTCCCAGGTAACTCTATAATTGTCTAATAAGGCTGTTCCCATTAGACCATTTTCACTTTTGACAGGACAGCAACTGCCCTGTCGATAATAGTAAATTCTTTCTCCATTTGGGCCTGTCAATGCATTTAAGAATCTTCTCTCATTCAGGGGGCCTTCAGAGTCTTTAACTCCACCCACTTCAACAGGGTTTTTTGGAGTAAGTCCATAGGATTTATCAGTTGAAATTTCTCTTACTAGAAATGTATCCTTACCCTTAAGTTCTTGCTTTACGATCTTAGTGACTTGTTGAGTGGAGGAACAAGAGACTAAAAAAAAAAATATGGCGCCGATTAGAGTCAGAATATGTATATTTTTGACTGTAACCGAAAATTAACATGTAAATTCTCGATTAGAGTGATTTCCAGCCTATTTACCCCTAAATCCCATTTCTTTCCGTCAAAATAACCGGAGCATCATCTGTAATCAAAATTGTATGCTCATGCTGGGTGACATATCCTCCTTTATTTCCTACCAGTGTCCATCCATCATTCCGCTCAACTGCTATGGTAGAATGGGTGGAGATAAAAGTTTCTATAGCGACTGTGGTATTTTTCTTAAACCGTTCCCGGTTGGATTTCACTCTATAATTCAGAATATCTGATGGCTCCTCGTGCAAGCTTCTGCCTACGCCATGACCTGCCAGGTTTTTAATTACTCTATAGCCTGATTTTCTGGCTTCAGTTTCTATCAGATGACCGATGTCAGCGATTTTCACTCCCCCTTTAATCGCATTGATCGCTTTATAAAGGATGTTTTTGGAAGCATCAACCAGCGGTTGATGGTTGTGTATATCTCTTCCCAAGACAAAAGATCCTCCATTGTCCGACCAAAACCCATTGAGTTCTGCCGATACGTCGATGTTGACTAAATCTCCTTCTTTCAAAATCACCTTTTCTGAAGGGATCCCGTGTGCGGCCACCTCGTTCACACTGATGCAGGAATAGCCTGGAAAGCCATAGGTTTCATATGGTGCGGACTTAGCTCCATAACTCTTTAAAATACCAGCTCCGTATTCATCCAGCTCCTTGGTGGACATCCCCACTTGGGCAAATTCTCTCATCAGTTTCAGGGTGGTTCCTACCACTTCACTGATGCGCTTCATTCCGATAAGTTCTGATTCTTTGGTGATGGACATATTTTCTGATTCTAAGGATCTTTATTCTATTTTCTTAAGTTCGATTACCTGGCAATTGATCCCATACGAACAGTTTTTGTTTCTGTCTAGTTCTTTGTATTTGATAGTCACTCTATCGCCTCCCACAAAGTTCATCACATCCCGAAGCTCTACGATTAAAGTATCTCCATTATCAAGGTGTATTTGTTCTGCGCAGTAATACAATCCTCCGCTACGCCAAATCTCGCCATCTTTGGATTTGACTATATCCTCATCATCATTTGTACATGAAAGTAGCAATAGAGGTATGCAAAAGAAAATCATATTTTTTCCCATGAAGTCTGGTCTTTATTCACTTCTTTGTTTTAAGCGATCATTCGGATGTCTGCTTCCTCCACTCCGGATATTTTTTCAGCACTTTTGAAGGTGCGTTGGTGTACCAGCTATAGCCGTTTCTACGTTCATGGCCTATTTCTGCCAGTGAATTCTTTTTGATCCCGTCCCGGTCAGAGAAGATTGGTTTTTCGGTTTCCAGATCATAAAAGCGTGCCCAGAGAGGAGAGGCAGGGGGATCAGAAACTACCACTCTGTTCTTGTTTCCATCTTCGTCGATTTCTGTTTCTAGTTTGATCCCCTCGATTTTGTGGGTTTCAAACCAGTGGACAGCACCATCTACGGAGGCTATGACTTCCTCCGAAGGATCTTCCAGCTCCATCAGCAACTGGACTATATTCACAGACTCCGCTCCACTAAAAGATGCAAGTTCATAAGAGCGGGCTTTGGCAGGAGCAAGTGTCTTCTCATCATGTTGGGCACACCAGACAGTGGGGGAGCCATCCACGATGATTTGCGTTTTGAGGATACAGGCTATCCCGTCATCAAATGATTGTTTGGCTTTTGTTTTAAGTTCCGTAGACAGATTCAAAGCTGAAAAAGCTTTGTCTTCTGAAAAAATCTCTCTCAGAAACTTCATGGTGTTCACCATAGCGTTATCATTGTAGGTGATGTGGGCAGAGTAGGATACAGATCCTGTGCGTGGGGGATAGAATTGGGGCCATCCGCCATTCTCGTACTGGGAGATGAAAATGTAATCCAAGCCTTTCTCAAAAGCCCTTTTGTAGCGGATATCCGGGATCTGTTCATATACTTTGGCCAAAAATCTCAATTCAGTGATAGTGGCATCATTGTCAAAAGTTGCCCCATATTCTGATTTTGCGGCTATGATTTTTGCTTTTTCTACTTCGGAATAAGGCTGATGGTAAGGCTTGTTTTTCTCCCATCCTCCAATATCCCTTTGAGCTAGCAAGACATTCTCAGCCACTGCCTTTGCTTCTCCTGAGCCGTACCAGTTTTCGGGCATTTTGGTCGATACATCCTTCCAACTCATGCTGAGGTACCCGGTTTCTTGGGCTAGAGCGGTTGAGAGGGTGAGTAATAAAAATAGTGGAATAAAAAGGGTTGGTTTCATGGGGTTAGTCAATTGTAAAAGATTCTGTTTGGCTAAGATGGCAATTTACCAGGGCTCAGAAAAATCCTTCTACTATAAATTAGGGAATTCAAAAGTCATACGCTTCTTTTCATTGCTAAAGCGTGTTAGTATTCCGCTCTTTCAGAGGTTTATGTAATTTTCTCCGACACCGTTCGTGTCACACGAAAGGTCTTATTTGGATCCGATTGATCCTGGGTTCCAAACCTAGATAAATTGGATTTCGCTCTTTAAAAGCTTTACGTGAGTTTCTCCTATTTTTTGCCCCAGCCCTGATGGACTGGGCTGGCGTA from Algoriphagus sp. NG3 encodes the following:
- a CDS encoding sensor histidine kinase: MGLIKTMKDSGKDKWGDYMLKPTMLLTATRTWLQKDGKKVVLIMMIYTPIYLLLMLLTYRQGYENLVSIYGTPDLWLILGIHSIFEVTLIYYLVIFHFALPLLKSKNFKRFVFQTCIFFTLLFAYEYLLNFHVGSPAVKYGMTFEDFLVWHVLVNIAILFIGFSVAIIIEWNAKGKKEKELEKQKNEAELSAIKHQINPHFLFNSLSFIYSKAISNNDEVAPAVLLLSDIMRYALNRNEDKYGKVDVMQEIIHTKNVIKINQMRFNNQLNIRYLEKINNPNARIPPLVLITLVENGFKHGELDDPNHPLTIQIEIDSIKLHWYMCNKKKRGSKEISNGIGLDNVRKRLELVYGIRHQFQIKEDENFYITDLTIDL
- a CDS encoding BamA/TamA family outer membrane protein codes for the protein MEGINNYQTSIRFTTAWATLSAYMSVKSKFLFKHRRSRTLLPRHTLFACFLSFFKAFHPLVAQETGLPCDWINPVGHEINSDGHLLLKDNTTQTIYELTPDSSDQKAVVSIDQKTVVLFGPSSETQLYNLDKNSCTLIASIPVKTEYATFSQSGDQLFLLHSKTWRDISLTSYETQTGLPVSSRKVSSRANALTLNSNDSLVGISSGSLIKLMDATNLKTAKVFWEEKKQMHVVFSPVKPMQVASATPDGTIQIRDLQQDALLAEIKAHGEAINTLQFDPTGEFIFIQDEKYNLSVWDISNEKEALYRKNVEGNLVFDGSESIHWREGTELVTQGLSELTNSVQLDSGNSSLFPLENELPGFVFFPQPLVDWRPETGIQFGLSTSFSFFPKSLRKYPPALLPSSIVPKITYGPDGKQIFTSIESEVYSANGWNFNNKLKYNIRARNFYFGIGNLARRDDRVRYSNTVFSLKGDVIKHLNRALKVGLGYTIRHDSPLEFEENEAISEPGKAGGWLVGGGPVVQIDFRDDFVFPTKGSFLDTRLYFYNKSLGSNFQYKEALLDYRKYVPIRVGKIPKVLAFQAYSHLTFGRDVPFYQLPHITSDRLLRGMWRNLYIDRQSAYVQTEYRSYFSPSDTRFGYVLFLGAGDVADSFLKDWQPDIKLVYGAGYRQQLVPKLRLDFRIDFAISNEGDFGVFGGVGVAF
- the map gene encoding type I methionyl aminopeptidase, which encodes MSITKESELIGMKRISEVVGTTLKLMREFAQVGMSTKELDEYGAGILKSYGAKSAPYETYGFPGYSCISVNEVAAHGIPSEKVILKEGDLVNIDVSAELNGFWSDNGGSFVLGRDIHNHQPLVDASKNILYKAINAIKGGVKIADIGHLIETEARKSGYRVIKNLAGHGVGRSLHEEPSDILNYRVKSNRERFKKNTTVAIETFISTHSTIAVERNDGWTLVGNKGGYVTQHEHTILITDDAPVILTERNGI
- the pelA gene encoding pectate lyase, with the translated sequence MKPTLFIPLFLLLTLSTALAQETGYLSMSWKDVSTKMPENWYGSGEAKAVAENVLLAQRDIGGWEKNKPYHQPYSEVEKAKIIAAKSEYGATFDNDATITELRFLAKVYEQIPDIRYKRAFEKGLDYIFISQYENGGWPQFYPPRTGSVSYSAHITYNDNAMVNTMKFLREIFSEDKAFSALNLSTELKTKAKQSFDDGIACILKTQIIVDGSPTVWCAQHDEKTLAPAKARSYELASFSGAESVNIVQLLMELEDPSEEVIASVDGAVHWFETHKIEGIKLETEIDEDGNKNRVVVSDPPASPLWARFYDLETEKPIFSDRDGIKKNSLAEIGHERRNGYSWYTNAPSKVLKKYPEWRKQTSE